In a genomic window of Coffea eugenioides isolate CCC68of unplaced genomic scaffold, Ceug_1.0 ScVebR1_103;HRSCAF=471, whole genome shotgun sequence:
- the LOC113754779 gene encoding cysteine-rich receptor-like protein kinase 10, whose amino-acid sequence MMSTPLTTSRTSALSEKHWVILMTTAQDPRHPAQAATVSESGLLAGNRAVINRIGEGGFGPVYKGTLHNGQEIAVKRLSGSSAQGTEEFKNEIALVARLQHRNLVRLLGFCLEGEERILIYEFVTNKSLDYFLFDPEKQPLLDWSRRYKIIGGIARGLLYLHEDSRLRIIHRDLKASNILLDRNMNPKIADFGMARLFGVDQSEGNTSKIAGTYGYMAPEYALHGLFSVKSDVFSFGVLVLEILSGKKNSQFNQAHGGDDLLSYAWRQWRDGTPLALVDPTIGDTHSRNEVIQSIHVGLLCVQDEIEQRPTMASIVLMLNSNSITLPAPNPPAYFGRSRTQSSPNDLQVSDTSTGTKSPSNPSINEVSITELYPR is encoded by the exons ATGATGTCAACACCCCTGACAACATCCAggaccagtgctttatctgaaaagcactgggTGATCTTAATGACTACTGCGCAGGACCCCCGTCATCCAGcccaggcggctacagtgtcagaatCAGGCCTCCTGGCAGGGAACAGAGCCGTAAT aAACAGAATTGGAGAAGGTGGATTTGGACCTGTATACAAG GGTACACTTCATAATGGACAAGAGATAGCTGTGAAAAGGCTATCAGGAAGCTCAGCTCAAGGTACAGAAGAATTTAAAAACGAAATTGCCCTGGTTGCTAGGCTTCAACACAGAAACTTGGTCCGACTACTTGGTTTCTGCTtggaaggagaagaaagaatacTCATCTATGAATTTGTGACCAACAAAAGCCTTGACTACTTTCTCTTTG ACCCAGAAAAGCAACCATTGTTGGATTGGTCAAGACGATACAAGATCATAGGAGGAATAGCAAGAGGACTTCTTTATCTTCATGAAGATTCTCGACTTAGGATTATACATCGTGATCTTAAAGCCAGTAACATATTACTAGACAGAAATATGAATCCAAAGATCGCTGATTTTGGCATGGCAAGGCTATTTGGAGTTGATCAATCTGAAGGAAATACAAGTAAAATCGCAGGGACATA TGGTTACATGGCTCCTGAGTACGCATTGCACGGCTTATTCTCTGTAAAATCAGATGTGTTTAGTTTTGGTGTTCTAGTTTTAGAAATTCTAAGTGGCAAGAAGAACAGTCAGTTCAACCAAGCTCATGGAGGAGATGACCTTCTAAGCTAT GCTTGGAGACAATGGAGGGATGGAACACCATTAGCATTGGTAGATCCAACAATCGGAGATACACATTCAAGAAATGAAGTTATTCAAAGCATCCATGTCGGCTTGCTATGCGTTCAAGACGAAATTGAACAAAGGCCAACCATGGCTTCAATAGTTCTCATGCTCAATAGTAATTCTATAACATTGCCTGCACCTAATCCGCCTGCATATTTTGGTCGTAGTAGAACACAAAGCTCACCTAACGATTTACAAGTATCTGATACATCTACCGGCACCAAGTCTCCATCAAACCCGTCTATCAACGAAGTTTCAATCACTGAATTATATCCCAGATGA